The Niallia alba genome includes a window with the following:
- a CDS encoding cupin domain-containing protein encodes MYNVPITYPYPYYVNPSIYNSNLMLRNSQGKDRLVFEAILDGIKGEASAIDLYSRLVNLAPNQKHKNDILNILEDEKVHWQQHTNLYISMTGRQPVYQIEKVSFRNYREGLQKAYETELANYEEYRNDYLLLQNSPVGDVFLRASTDEMEHAKRLAFLKSFKSKDKIELKDYGPEPFIVNIQEATKQNNTYRTVLWTGRHLQVTLMSINVGEDIGLEIHPTVDQFLRIEQGQGIVQMGDRKDNLDFAEKVYENFAIMVPAGKWHNVTNTGNIPLKLYSIYAPPQHPHGTVHVTKADAMASGRCFMAN; translated from the coding sequence ATGTATAATGTTCCAATCACGTACCCATATCCTTATTACGTCAACCCATCAATATATAACTCAAACTTGATGTTAAGAAATAGTCAAGGAAAGGATCGACTAGTATTTGAGGCAATACTTGACGGAATAAAAGGAGAAGCTTCAGCCATTGATTTATATAGCCGATTAGTAAATTTAGCACCAAATCAAAAGCATAAAAATGACATTCTGAATATTTTAGAAGACGAAAAGGTACATTGGCAGCAACATACAAATCTGTATATTTCGATGACTGGAAGACAGCCTGTGTACCAAATCGAGAAAGTATCTTTTCGAAATTATCGTGAAGGACTGCAAAAAGCTTATGAAACGGAATTAGCGAATTATGAAGAATATCGAAATGATTATTTGCTTTTGCAAAATTCACCAGTTGGTGATGTATTCCTTCGTGCTTCCACAGATGAAATGGAGCATGCTAAACGATTGGCCTTTTTAAAATCATTTAAGAGCAAAGATAAAATTGAATTAAAAGATTATGGACCAGAACCGTTTATCGTTAATATACAGGAGGCTACGAAGCAAAACAATACGTATCGTACCGTTTTATGGACAGGAAGACATTTGCAAGTTACCTTGATGAGTATCAATGTTGGAGAAGATATCGGTTTAGAAATTCACCCCACAGTTGATCAATTCTTGCGTATTGAACAAGGTCAAGGGATTGTTCAAATGGGGGATCGTAAAGATAATTTAGATTTTGCAGAAAAAGTCTATGAAAACTTTGCCATTATGGTACCTGCTGGTAAATGGCATAATGTAACCAATACAGGTAATATCCCGCTAAAACTTTACTCTATTTATGCGCCGCCTCAGCATCCACATGGTACCGTTCACGTAACGAAAGCTGATGCCATGGCTTCTGGTCGTTGTTTTATGGCGAACTAA
- a CDS encoding IS4 family transposase has product MDKITRKTSFGQWFLPINLQLLEEQVKTLKLDYYTKKLTAESFLKLLLFAQLEEIESLHELSDCLFDDLLQKGIDLDSISISQLSRRLNGMNPDLFQRLFLDLVAQIHAKTHYTKLIMPLKIIDSSTLPLNLTNHKWAKFRKTKAEVKLHLRLVFMEKGISYPEKAIITNAKEHDRGQLEIMVDDKECMYVFDRGYLDYERFDRMTDDGYFFLTRLRKNAVIREVYNFKLPENTAVLSDQMVLIGTTQNRAENYFRLLKVMDSKGNELHLITNRFDMSAEEISEMYKSRWAIELFFKWIKQHLRIKKFYGQSEWAIQNQVFIALIVFCLHVLVQIETKSKRKTLQISRYLRAALWKPAHIWLRKIEGKAIP; this is encoded by the coding sequence ATGGACAAGATTACACGAAAAACTTCATTTGGACAATGGTTTTTACCAATAAATCTTCAATTACTTGAAGAACAGGTGAAAACGTTGAAATTAGATTACTATACGAAAAAATTAACGGCAGAATCATTCCTTAAATTATTACTTTTTGCGCAGCTAGAAGAAATCGAGAGTCTACATGAGCTAAGCGATTGTCTTTTCGATGACCTATTGCAGAAAGGTATTGATCTTGATTCAATTAGTATTTCTCAGCTCTCACGCCGATTGAACGGCATGAATCCGGATCTGTTCCAAAGGCTTTTCCTTGATTTAGTCGCACAAATTCATGCCAAAACACATTATACAAAACTTATCATGCCTTTAAAAATTATCGATTCAAGCACATTGCCACTCAATTTGACAAATCATAAATGGGCAAAATTCCGCAAAACAAAGGCAGAAGTTAAATTGCATTTGCGTCTCGTCTTTATGGAAAAAGGTATTTCCTATCCCGAAAAGGCCATTATAACAAATGCAAAAGAACATGACCGTGGTCAGCTTGAAATCATGGTGGATGACAAAGAATGCATGTATGTGTTTGACCGTGGGTACCTGGATTACGAGCGCTTTGATCGCATGACTGATGATGGCTACTTTTTTCTTACAAGGTTACGGAAAAACGCTGTCATAAGGGAGGTTTATAATTTTAAACTTCCGGAAAATACAGCTGTTTTATCGGACCAGATGGTGTTGATTGGGACAACACAAAACCGTGCTGAAAATTACTTTCGACTTTTAAAAGTAATGGATTCAAAAGGGAATGAACTTCATTTAATTACAAATCGTTTTGATATGAGCGCCGAAGAAATTTCAGAGATGTATAAATCTCGCTGGGCAATTGAGCTGTTTTTCAAATGGATTAAACAACATCTAAGAATCAAAAAGTTCTACGGTCAAAGCGAATGGGCGATTCAAAATCAAGTATTTATCGCATTAATCGTTTTTTGCCTACATGTTCTCGTTCAGATCGAGACAAAAAGTAAGCGGAAAACCTTACAGATTAGCCGTTATTTAAGGGCTGCATTGTGGAAACCAGCGCATATATGGCTTCGAAAAATTGAAGGAAAAGCCATTCCTTAA
- a CDS encoding GNAT family N-acetyltransferase, which yields MLLKLETERLYLQPFNKEDSFRVQKLANNEEVASILGLPHPYLLEYAEAWIDTQPELLKEGVEYPLAIVSKNTNELIGTITIRVDKNNSKGELGYWIGRDFWGNGFATEAVKRMVNFGFNELKLNKIWASAISRNKASIMVLEKAGLKKEGTLRQNRLLLNNFEDVDVYGLLKVEFK from the coding sequence ATGTTATTAAAATTAGAAACTGAACGTCTATATTTACAACCTTTCAACAAAGAAGACTCATTTAGAGTTCAAAAATTAGCAAATAATGAAGAGGTGGCGAGTATTCTAGGTCTTCCTCACCCTTATCTATTGGAATATGCTGAAGCTTGGATCGATACCCAACCAGAATTACTAAAAGAAGGTGTTGAGTATCCTTTAGCAATAGTATCAAAGAATACCAATGAACTAATAGGTACAATAACAATTAGAGTTGATAAAAACAATAGTAAAGGTGAACTTGGCTATTGGATTGGCAGAGATTTTTGGGGAAACGGTTTTGCAACTGAAGCTGTAAAACGGATGGTAAATTTTGGATTTAACGAACTCAAATTAAACAAAATTTGGGCATCTGCTATTTCTAGAAACAAAGCTTCAATAATGGTTTTAGAGAAAGCTGGGTTAAAGAAAGAGGGAACACTTAGACAAAATAGACTTCTTTTAAATAATTTTGAAGATGTTGATGTATATGGACTTTTGAAAGTCGAATTTAAATAA
- a CDS encoding DUF1657 domain-containing protein gives MTVINDVKTALAGLKSAQASFETFALSTDNEQAKQLYQDAAKQTQSVLQSVEPRVQQIEQEEPQYKQQ, from the coding sequence ATGACAGTCATAAATGACGTTAAAACAGCTTTAGCCGGATTAAAAAGCGCTCAAGCTAGCTTTGAAACATTTGCTCTTAGTACAGATAATGAACAAGCGAAGCAGCTTTACCAAGATGCTGCTAAACAAACCCAATCTGTTTTACAAAGCGTTGAACCACGCGTTCAACAAATCGAACAAGAAGAACCACAATACAAACAACAATAA
- a CDS encoding Type 1 glutamine amidotransferase-like domain-containing protein, with amino-acid sequence MRLVVIGGGFVKHFDNFHINKRIVELVGKVNPKVLFIPTASNDDEGYIKEFKDTFEKQLSCQVEVLRCINENPNESQIIELFRSSDLMYLGGGNYVNMMKPWKKYKIDHKLEEALNSGTLIAGISAGAICWFKSGIRSNYEGEGYIESSGWQIINKIFCPHYNQRDRAEALHSILLNGNRTEDTIALEDDSALYFTDNTTELIGDPSKSWLLQVKENKLVKQKINA; translated from the coding sequence ATGAGGTTAGTTGTAATAGGTGGAGGTTTTGTAAAACATTTTGACAATTTTCATATAAATAAGAGGATTGTAGAATTGGTCGGTAAAGTAAATCCTAAGGTTCTATTCATACCTACAGCAAGTAACGATGATGAAGGTTATATAAAAGAGTTTAAAGACACGTTTGAGAAACAATTGAGTTGTCAAGTTGAAGTACTACGTTGTATAAATGAAAATCCAAATGAAAGTCAAATAATCGAGTTATTCAGATCCTCTGATCTTATGTACCTCGGTGGTGGTAACTACGTTAATATGATGAAGCCTTGGAAAAAGTACAAAATCGACCATAAGTTAGAAGAAGCACTCAATTCCGGAACTTTAATTGCGGGTATTAGTGCAGGTGCTATCTGTTGGTTTAAGAGTGGAATTCGTTCAAATTATGAAGGAGAAGGATACATAGAAAGTTCTGGGTGGCAAATTATTAATAAAATTTTTTGTCCTCACTATAATCAAAGAGATAGAGCTGAGGCTTTGCATTCAATTTTATTAAATGGTAATAGAACTGAGGATACAATCGCTTTAGAAGACGACAGTGCTTTGTATTTTACAGATAACACTACTGAACTGATAGGTGATCCATCGAAGTCATGGTTACTTCAAGTTAAAGAAAACAAATTGGTAAAACAAAAAATTAATGCTTAA
- a CDS encoding VOC family protein, producing MAKGLLHHIEINVSNLKKSIDFWSWFLEELGYSPFQGWKSGQSWKIGNTYIVFVQTEERFLDVPYLRCRVGINHLAFHAGSRQHVDDMTMKLKDKGINILYTDQHPFAEGNDHYAVYFEDPDRIKVELVAP from the coding sequence GTGGCAAAAGGGTTACTTCATCATATTGAAATAAATGTATCTAATTTAAAAAAATCGATTGATTTTTGGAGTTGGTTTCTTGAAGAATTAGGATACAGTCCTTTTCAAGGATGGAAAAGTGGACAAAGTTGGAAAATAGGAAATACTTACATAGTTTTTGTACAAACAGAAGAACGGTTTCTGGACGTTCCATATCTTAGATGCAGAGTAGGTATAAATCATTTAGCATTTCACGCAGGTTCACGCCAACACGTCGATGATATGACTATGAAATTAAAAGATAAAGGAATTAATATTCTTTATACAGACCAGCATCCATTTGCTGAGGGAAATGATCATTATGCTGTTTACTTTGAAGACCCGGATAGAATAAAAGTCGAGCTTGTAGCACCTTAA
- a CDS encoding IS4 family transposase, with protein sequence MDKITRKTSFGQWFSPINLQLFEENVKTLKLDFYTKKLTTESFLKLLLFAQLEEVESLHALSDCLFDDQLQKGIDLDSISISQLSRRLNGMNPDLFQKLFLDLVSQIHAKTHNTKLVMPLKIIDSSTLPLNLTNHKWAKFRKTKAGVKLHLRLVFMEKGISYPEKAIMTTAKEHDRGQLEVMVDDKECMYVFDRGYLDYERFDRMTDDGYFFLSRLRKNAVIREVYDFKLPENTSVLSDQMVLIGTTQNRAENYFRLLKVIDSKGNELHLITNRFDLSAEEISKMYKSRWAIELFFKWIKQHLHIKKFYGQSEWAIQNQVFIALIVFCLHVLAQIETKSKRKTLQISRYLRAALWKPAHIWLRKIEGKTIP encoded by the coding sequence ATGGACAAGATTACACGAAAAACTTCATTTGGACAATGGTTTTCACCAATAAATCTTCAATTATTTGAAGAAAACGTGAAAACGTTGAAATTAGATTTCTATACGAAAAAACTAACGACAGAGTCATTTCTAAAATTATTACTTTTTGCGCAGCTAGAAGAAGTCGAAAGTCTGCATGCGCTGAGCGATTGTCTTTTCGATGATCAACTGCAAAAGGGCATTGATCTTGATTCTATCAGTATTTCCCAACTCTCACGCCGTTTAAATGGCATGAATCCAGACTTATTCCAAAAGCTTTTCCTTGATTTAGTTTCACAAATTCATGCCAAAACGCACAACACGAAACTTGTGATGCCATTAAAAATCATTGATTCAAGCACATTGCCTCTCAATTTGACTAATCATAAATGGGCAAAATTCCGCAAAACAAAAGCGGGTGTTAAATTGCACTTACGCCTTGTGTTTATGGAAAAAGGTATATCCTATCCCGAAAAGGCCATTATGACAACGGCCAAAGAACATGACCGCGGTCAGCTTGAAGTAATGGTTGATGACAAGGAATGTATGTATGTGTTTGACCGTGGTTACTTAGACTACGAACGCTTTGATCGGATGACAGATGACGGCTACTTTTTCCTTTCTAGGCTGCGAAAAAACGCAGTCATACGGGAGGTTTACGATTTTAAACTACCCGAGAATACATCTGTTTTGTCGGATCAAATGGTGTTGATTGGTACGACGCAAAACCGTGCCGAAAATTACTTTCGTCTTCTAAAAGTGATTGATTCAAAAGGAAATGAGCTTCATTTAATCACAAATCGTTTTGATTTAAGTGCTGAAGAAATCTCAAAGATGTATAAATCACGCTGGGCGATTGAGTTATTTTTCAAATGGATTAAACAACATCTCCATATCAAAAAGTTTTACGGCCAAAGCGAATGGGCAATTCAGAATCAAGTGTTTATCGCACTTATTGTTTTTTGCCTGCATGTTCTCGCACAAATCGAGACAAAAAGTAAACGAAAAACCCTACAAATTAGCCGATATTTACGGGCAGCTTTGTGGAAACCAGCACATATTTGGCTTCGAAAGATTGAAGGAAAAACCATTCCTTAA